From the Streptomyces sp. Sge12 genome, the window GGCCCTGCCCCGGCTGTTCGCCAGCCGCCGGCGCCCCAAGCCGGTGCGCACCTGCACGCACAACCACATGACGACGGTGCCCAAGCAGGCCGAGCGCGAGGTCCAGGCGGCGTAGGCCCTCGCACGCAACCGTCCAGGGCCCCGGCGGCCGCGAGGCGCCGGGGCCCTGGTGTATCCAGGTCAGCCCTACCCTTGGACCTATGAACACGATGCGCGGAGCCACCGGCAGGGGCCGGGTCGCAGGTCTGCCGGACTGGGACCGCTGCGGGGTCATGGGCGTGGTCAACGTCACCCCCGACTCCTTCTCCGACGGCGGTCGCTGGTTCGACACCACGGCCGCGGTCAAGCGCGGCCTCGACCTCGTCGAGCACGGCGCCGACCTCGTCGACGTCGGCGGCGAGTCCACCCGCCCCGGAGCCTCCCGCGTCGACGAGGAGGAGGAGCTGCGCCGGGTCGTCCCCGTGGTGCGCGGGCTGGCCTCCGAGGGCGTCACCGTCTCCGTCGACACCATGCGCGCGACCGTCGCCGCCCGGGCCGTCGAGGCCGGCGCGATGCTGGTCAACGACGTCAGCGGCGGCCTGGCCGACCCCGGGATGATCCCGGCCGTCGCCGCCGCCGAGGTGCCCTTCGTGGTGATGCACTGGCGCGGCTTCAGCGCCGGCATGAACAGCCTCGCCGTCTACGAGGACGTGGTCGCCGAGGTGAGCGCCGAGCTGCGGGCCCGGATCGACGCGGTCGTGGCCGGCGGGATCGCCCCCGAGCGGCTGGTGGTCGACCCCGGTCTCGGCTTCGCGAAGAACGCCGAGCACGACCTCGCCCTGGTCGCCCACCTCCCCGAGCTGCGCGCCCTGGGCTTCCCGCTGCTGGTCGCCGCGTCGAGGAAGCGTTTCCTCGGCCGGGTCCTGGCCGGCGCGGCCGACGCCGCCCCGCCGCCCGCCCGCGAGCGCGACGCCGCCACGGCCGCCGTCTCGGCGATCGCCGCCCACCAGGGCGCCTGGGCCGTACGCGTCCACGAGGTACGGGCGACCGCGGACGCCGTTCGGGTTGCCCGGGCCGTCGAAGGGGCACTCTGATCGTCACCCACCGACAAGGAGCACCGTGAGCAGAACCGACATCGAGGCGGTCGAAGAGGTCAACACGGCCTTCTACGAGGCAATGGAGCAGGGGGACTTCGACTCACTGTCGGCGCTCTGGCTGGAGGACGAGATCTCCTGCGTGCACCCCGGCTGGCCGGTGCTCTCGGGACGTGGCGAAGTCCTGCGCTCGTACGCGCTCATCATGTCGCACACCGACTACATCCAGTTCTTCCTGACGGACACCAAAGTGGCCGTAATAGGCGATACCGCCCTGGTCACCTGCACGGAGAACATCCTCAGCGGCGGCCCCGCCGAGGACGGCGGGGAACTGGGCCCGCTCGTCGGTCAGCTGGTCGTCGCCACGAATGTGTTCCGACGCACATCCGAGGGCTGGCGACTGTGGTCCCACCACGGTTCTCCCGTCCTCACGGAGTCCGACGACGACGAGGATGAGGACCCCTCCTGACCCCTCCGGCGGGAGCCGGAGTATTTCGCAGGTAAATTCGAAGACGGACGACGCCGACCGCACTCGGCGCAGGCCCATGGCCCC encodes:
- the folP gene encoding dihydropteroate synthase; this encodes MRGATGRGRVAGLPDWDRCGVMGVVNVTPDSFSDGGRWFDTTAAVKRGLDLVEHGADLVDVGGESTRPGASRVDEEEELRRVVPVVRGLASEGVTVSVDTMRATVAARAVEAGAMLVNDVSGGLADPGMIPAVAAAEVPFVVMHWRGFSAGMNSLAVYEDVVAEVSAELRARIDAVVAGGIAPERLVVDPGLGFAKNAEHDLALVAHLPELRALGFPLLVAASRKRFLGRVLAGAADAAPPPARERDAATAAVSAIAAHQGAWAVRVHEVRATADAVRVARAVEGAL
- a CDS encoding nuclear transport factor 2 family protein, with product MSRTDIEAVEEVNTAFYEAMEQGDFDSLSALWLEDEISCVHPGWPVLSGRGEVLRSYALIMSHTDYIQFFLTDTKVAVIGDTALVTCTENILSGGPAEDGGELGPLVGQLVVATNVFRRTSEGWRLWSHHGSPVLTESDDDEDEDPS